In Plutella xylostella chromosome 4, ilPluXylo3.1, whole genome shotgun sequence, a genomic segment contains:
- the LOC105398574 gene encoding suppressor APC domain-containing protein 2 yields the protein MESLPKQFVSAMRTLFDIMDDKRTGYVRLTDIENRWRDDRTKGLPRGVLESLQKVASHDGFLTFDRFCTGLKICLLRNQVETQTSHKIDSINADMEKTVTNSKLSMQSHRPPSAPILDIDDSHHRQRNWNELKISDNINQHRTISMPLLIVRKDAQGKDVHQDMMCPPQKPADTVYGSGPPKPPRLDKTAMEKRELSRTSFKSEEESYKIEHLCKNEEDILRGVVDGQSRGHGDGRPNPESSQAARRPRRREPRRHTLHNGVDYNLLKRMKQIEQEKDILLQGLSSIEEAREWYLKQLAEVQEKMRYAGRMGAYLEPWTEAQQERLELLRARVLEVNRQLGALAAGWRRGPLSLHMNLALPTPRTTPAPPVHSQNRMLLEEVNKKNERISILEREKSSLIRELLLQRNRSKIMDNLN from the exons CCGTTGGCGAGATGACCGCACCAAAGGGTTGCCGCGGGGTGTTCTAGAAAGTTTGCAGAAAGTTGCATCGCACGATGGGTTCCTTACCTTTGACCGTTTCTGTACCGGGCTCAAAATATGCCTGTTGCGAAACCAAGTAGAAACTCAGACCTCCCACAAAATAGACTCAATAAACGCTGACATGGAAAAAACGGttacaaattcaaaattatcaATGCAATCACACCGACCTCCATCCGCGCCCATACTCGACATCGACGATAGCCATCATAGACAGAGAAACTGGAATGAATTGAAAATATCTGATAATATAAATCAGCACAGAACGATAAGTATGCCATTATTGATAGTGAGAAAGGACGCCCAAGGGAAAGATGTCCACCAGGACATGATGTGCCCGCCGCAGAAGCCAGCAGACACGGTCTACGGCTCGGGGCCTCCAAAGCCGCCGAGACTCGACAAAACTGCTATGGAAAAGAGAGAACTGTCCAGGACAAGTTTTAAATCTGAGGAAGAGTCGTATAAAATTGAGCATCTGTGTAAAAATGAGGAGGATATATTGCGAGGCGTGGTGGACGGGCAGAGCCGGGGCCACGGCGACGGGCGGCCCAACCCGGAGTCCTCGCaggccgcgcgccgcccgcgccgccgggAGCCGCGCCGGCACACGCTGCACAACGGCGTCGACTACAACCTCTTGAAACGAATGAAACAAATCGAGCAGGAGAAAGACATTCTCCTTCAAGGGCTCTCGTCAATCGAGGAAGCGAGGGAGTGGTACCTCAAGCAGTTGGCCGAGGTGCAGGAGAAGATGAGATATGCCGGGCGAATGGGCGCATATCTG GAGCCGTGGACGGAGGCGCAGCAGGAGCGGCTGGAGCTGCTGCGGGCGCGCGTGCTGGAGGTGAACCGGCAGCTGGGCGCGCTGGCGGCGGGCTGGCGCCGCGGCCCGCTGTCGCTGCACATGAACCTCGCGCTGCCCACGCCCCGCACCACCCCCGCCCCGCCAGTGCACTCGCAGAATAGGATGCTGCTAGAG GAAGTAAATAAGAAAAATGAGAGAATATCAATCTTAGAAAGGGAAAAATCCTCACTCATCAGAGAATTATTGCTGCAGAGAAATAGGTCCAAAATTATGGATAATCTTAACTGA
- the LOC105398564 gene encoding 28S ribosomal protein S18b, mitochondrial, producing MAFSLNLRSIILNRIIRSDVRFGFRAFSDAADGAAEGEEQDNAAAVDPTKDRTKVIPLETSMKYMQSKAYNQTYGESPVWFLYRRNHKGGFAPRKTRKSCVRNGMISTGNPCPICRDEYLVLHHQNTNLLEQFISEHTGQVLDAFKTGLCQKKHKELLVAIERAWDQGYLTYDVPFREYDYSLYNKNNETTKNKI from the exons ATGGCGTTCTCGCTCAATCTACGCTCTATTATACTGAATAGAATAATTCGAAGTGATGTTCGATTTGGTTTCCGTGCATTTAGCGATGCTGCGGATGGAGCGGCTGAGGGTGAAGAGCAGGAtaacgccgccgccgtcgacCCGACTAAAGATCGCACGAAAGTTATACCACTAGAGACAAGCATGAAGTACATGCAGAGCAAAGCCTACAATCAGACTTATGGTGAAAGCCCAGTCTGGTTTCTATATCGCAGGAACCATAAAGGAGGGTTTGCTCCAAGGAAAACCAGGAAGTCATGCGTCAGAAATGGAATGATATCTACCGGTAACCCATGCCCTATATGCCGGGATGAGTATCTTGTGCTTCACCATCAAAACACCAATTTGCTTGAACAATTTATATCAGAACACACTGGACAG GTCTTGGATGCATTTAAAACTGGCCTTTGTCAGAAGAAACATAAGGAACTGCTGGTGGCCATTGAGCGAGCCTGGGACCAAGGCTACCTCACCTATGATGTACCATTCAGGGAATATGATTACTCAttatataacaaaaacaacgAGACAACTAAGAacaaaatataa
- the LOC105398551 gene encoding centrosomin isoform X2, producing MTEAHLITSPRKLQEMLPTGDGHDVTAASGVSMKQYEDQLNGLRKENFHLKLRVYFLEEKLGTGAPPAVQGLLEHNVRLQVEVEELRRQLAAKQELLAAAAEAIDVLEQQGSISADSIEASLENCTVSKKDHVAKEETYLLKSEQTCEDTCLESESAGEMLGKTVTVKNYDELPRLRRENRKALQMIKGCMKKIQQQDKEIKKLKLDKELVYAHVSDSQLEKYEEIVKCKDQHIKDLETKIKELQTNAENIHDDESGNLQELLTRRLQGLAFFLDKLLSHKCVLGEDKKRLAESILEQSLALPVGLKLDESMAPDDFTMDESNIDISQSLRIEDLTAMFGHHLNCSEDGGRGRGRRGARGAGAGELSESECWSEPDRQVSLARMGLLEAEREPDAARPRRRARLSHDDDALSAHIQQLQAEKKDLDSQLDYAKQQIGELMAEKNVLNETLAAERANLVNAIKSTLAFETKWKEAEERAARAAEGEERARGERRELEAAHAEAERALRRAADEAAVQASQAALERARAQTERLRAERERDHARQQLGAEREAAAEREAAVAAEREAAAARQQADQAPPSDDERPTSPDQGIDSDRLSSLEQNDGLTLSPRSLYEENVTLKQKLARTKATLADTLTQLNSANMRKRSVQRAICREIHKTQGVLRKARDQFENQNQ from the exons ATGACTGAAGCACATCTTAT CACCAGTCCACGAAAGCTACAGGAAATGCTGCCGACGGGCGACGGACATG ATGTGACGGCCGCGAGCGGCGTCAGCATGAAGCAGTACGAGGACCAGCTGAACGGGCTGCGCAAGGAGAACTTCCATCTGAAGCTGCGGGTGTACTTCCTGGAGGAGAAGCTGGGGACGGGCGCGCCGCCCGCTGTGCAG GGTCTGCTGGAGCACAACGTGCGGCTGCAGGTGGAGGTGGAGGAGCTGCGGCGCCAGCTGGCCGCCAAGCAGGAGCtgctggccgccgccgccgaggcCATCGACGTGCTCGAGCagcag GGTTCAATATCTGCTGACAGTATTGAAGCTTCATTGGAAAACTGCACAGTATCAAAGAAAGACCACGTGGCTAAGGAAGAG ACTTATTTGTTAAAAAGTGAACAAACATGTGAAGATACTTGCCTGGAATCGGAGTCGGCCGG GGAAATGCTTGGAAAAACTGTGActgtaaaaaattat GATGAACTGCCAAGACTGCGACGGGAAAATAGAAAAGCTCTGCAAATGATAAAAGGATGCATGAAGAAAATTCAACAGCAAGACAAGGAAATCAAGAAACTGAAACTG gataaagaATTAGTCTACGCACACGTCAGCGACTCCCAGCTtgaaaaatatgaagaaattgTAAAATGCAAGGACCAGCACATCAAGGATTTGGAAACAAAGATTAAAGAGTTACAAACAAATGCAGAGAATATTCATGACGACGAGTCAgg GAATCTCCAAGAGCTACTTACTCGTAGACTGCAGGGGCTGGCGTTTTTCTTAGACAAGTTACTGTCGCACAA GTGTGTCCTCGGTGAAGACAAGAAAAGACTAGCAGAGAGTATACTCGAACAAAGTCTAGCTCTACCTGTGGGTCTGAAACTGGACGAGTCAATGGCGCCGGACGACTTCACGATGGACGAGAGCAACATAGACATCTCGCAGTCGCTGAGGATCGAGGACCTGACGGCCATGTTCGGACACCACCTGAACTGCAGCGAGGAcggcgggcgggggcgggggcgtcggggcgcgcgcggggcgggggcgggggagCTGTCGGAGTCGGAGTGCTGGTCGGAGCCGGACCGGCAGGTGTCGCTGGCGCGCATGGGGCTGCTGGAGGCGGAGCGCGAGCCGGACGccgcgcgcccccgccgccgcgcgcgcctgTCGCACGACGACGACGCGCTCTCCGCACACATACAGCAGCTGCAGGCCGAGAAGAAGGACCTCGACAGCCAACTAGACTACGCCAAACAACAGATCGGCGAACTTATGGCCGAGAAGAACGTCCTCAACGAGACGTTGGCCGCAGAACGCGCCAACCTAGTCAACGCCATAAAATCTACGCTCGCCTTCGAGACGAAATGGAAGGAGGCGGAGgagcgggcggcgcgcgcggcggagGGGGAGGAGCGCGCGCGCGGGGAGCGGCGGGAGCTGGAGGCGGCGCACGCGGAGGCGGAGCGGGCgctgcggcgcgcggcggACGAGGCGGCCGTGCAGGCGTCGCAGGCCGCGCTGGAGCGGGCGCGCGCGCAGACCGAGCGCCTGCGGGCCGAGCGCGAGCGGGACCACGCGCGCCAGCAGCTGGGCGCGGAGCgggaggcggcggcggagcgcgaggcggcggtggcggcggagCGGGAGGCGGCCGCCGCGAGGCAGCAGGCGGACCAAGCGCCGCCCTCCGACGACGAGCGGCCCACCTCGCCCGACCAGGGCATCGACAGCGACCGCCTCTCCAGTTTAGAGCAGAATGACGGCCTCACCTTATCGCCGC GTTCTTTATATGAAGAAAACGTGACCCTGAAGCAGAAATTAGCAAGGACCAAAGCAACTCTGGCTGATACCCTAACTCAGCTGAATTCAGCCAATATGAGGAAGAGAAGTGTACAGCGCGCTATCTGCAgagaaatacataaaacacaGGGGGTTTTGAGAAAGGCTCGTGATCAGTTTGAAAATCAAAACCAgtga
- the LOC105398551 gene encoding centrosomin isoform X1: protein MATLPRMHSSKHGGNIISSPFSTSPRKLQEMLPTGDGHDVTAASGVSMKQYEDQLNGLRKENFHLKLRVYFLEEKLGTGAPPAVQGLLEHNVRLQVEVEELRRQLAAKQELLAAAAEAIDVLEQQGSISADSIEASLENCTVSKKDHVAKEETYLLKSEQTCEDTCLESESAGEMLGKTVTVKNYDELPRLRRENRKALQMIKGCMKKIQQQDKEIKKLKLDKELVYAHVSDSQLEKYEEIVKCKDQHIKDLETKIKELQTNAENIHDDESGNLQELLTRRLQGLAFFLDKLLSHKCVLGEDKKRLAESILEQSLALPVGLKLDESMAPDDFTMDESNIDISQSLRIEDLTAMFGHHLNCSEDGGRGRGRRGARGAGAGELSESECWSEPDRQVSLARMGLLEAEREPDAARPRRRARLSHDDDALSAHIQQLQAEKKDLDSQLDYAKQQIGELMAEKNVLNETLAAERANLVNAIKSTLAFETKWKEAEERAARAAEGEERARGERRELEAAHAEAERALRRAADEAAVQASQAALERARAQTERLRAERERDHARQQLGAEREAAAEREAAVAAEREAAAARQQADQAPPSDDERPTSPDQGIDSDRLSSLEQNDGLTLSPRSLYEENVTLKQKLARTKATLADTLTQLNSANMRKRSVQRAICREIHKTQGVLRKARDQFENQNQ, encoded by the exons ATGGCTACGTTACCGAGAATGCATAGTTCTAAACACGGCGGCAATATTATATCATCGCCTTTTAg CACCAGTCCACGAAAGCTACAGGAAATGCTGCCGACGGGCGACGGACATG ATGTGACGGCCGCGAGCGGCGTCAGCATGAAGCAGTACGAGGACCAGCTGAACGGGCTGCGCAAGGAGAACTTCCATCTGAAGCTGCGGGTGTACTTCCTGGAGGAGAAGCTGGGGACGGGCGCGCCGCCCGCTGTGCAG GGTCTGCTGGAGCACAACGTGCGGCTGCAGGTGGAGGTGGAGGAGCTGCGGCGCCAGCTGGCCGCCAAGCAGGAGCtgctggccgccgccgccgaggcCATCGACGTGCTCGAGCagcag GGTTCAATATCTGCTGACAGTATTGAAGCTTCATTGGAAAACTGCACAGTATCAAAGAAAGACCACGTGGCTAAGGAAGAG ACTTATTTGTTAAAAAGTGAACAAACATGTGAAGATACTTGCCTGGAATCGGAGTCGGCCGG GGAAATGCTTGGAAAAACTGTGActgtaaaaaattat GATGAACTGCCAAGACTGCGACGGGAAAATAGAAAAGCTCTGCAAATGATAAAAGGATGCATGAAGAAAATTCAACAGCAAGACAAGGAAATCAAGAAACTGAAACTG gataaagaATTAGTCTACGCACACGTCAGCGACTCCCAGCTtgaaaaatatgaagaaattgTAAAATGCAAGGACCAGCACATCAAGGATTTGGAAACAAAGATTAAAGAGTTACAAACAAATGCAGAGAATATTCATGACGACGAGTCAgg GAATCTCCAAGAGCTACTTACTCGTAGACTGCAGGGGCTGGCGTTTTTCTTAGACAAGTTACTGTCGCACAA GTGTGTCCTCGGTGAAGACAAGAAAAGACTAGCAGAGAGTATACTCGAACAAAGTCTAGCTCTACCTGTGGGTCTGAAACTGGACGAGTCAATGGCGCCGGACGACTTCACGATGGACGAGAGCAACATAGACATCTCGCAGTCGCTGAGGATCGAGGACCTGACGGCCATGTTCGGACACCACCTGAACTGCAGCGAGGAcggcgggcgggggcgggggcgtcggggcgcgcgcggggcgggggcgggggagCTGTCGGAGTCGGAGTGCTGGTCGGAGCCGGACCGGCAGGTGTCGCTGGCGCGCATGGGGCTGCTGGAGGCGGAGCGCGAGCCGGACGccgcgcgcccccgccgccgcgcgcgcctgTCGCACGACGACGACGCGCTCTCCGCACACATACAGCAGCTGCAGGCCGAGAAGAAGGACCTCGACAGCCAACTAGACTACGCCAAACAACAGATCGGCGAACTTATGGCCGAGAAGAACGTCCTCAACGAGACGTTGGCCGCAGAACGCGCCAACCTAGTCAACGCCATAAAATCTACGCTCGCCTTCGAGACGAAATGGAAGGAGGCGGAGgagcgggcggcgcgcgcggcggagGGGGAGGAGCGCGCGCGCGGGGAGCGGCGGGAGCTGGAGGCGGCGCACGCGGAGGCGGAGCGGGCgctgcggcgcgcggcggACGAGGCGGCCGTGCAGGCGTCGCAGGCCGCGCTGGAGCGGGCGCGCGCGCAGACCGAGCGCCTGCGGGCCGAGCGCGAGCGGGACCACGCGCGCCAGCAGCTGGGCGCGGAGCgggaggcggcggcggagcgcgaggcggcggtggcggcggagCGGGAGGCGGCCGCCGCGAGGCAGCAGGCGGACCAAGCGCCGCCCTCCGACGACGAGCGGCCCACCTCGCCCGACCAGGGCATCGACAGCGACCGCCTCTCCAGTTTAGAGCAGAATGACGGCCTCACCTTATCGCCGC GTTCTTTATATGAAGAAAACGTGACCCTGAAGCAGAAATTAGCAAGGACCAAAGCAACTCTGGCTGATACCCTAACTCAGCTGAATTCAGCCAATATGAGGAAGAGAAGTGTACAGCGCGCTATCTGCAgagaaatacataaaacacaGGGGGTTTTGAGAAAGGCTCGTGATCAGTTTGAAAATCAAAACCAgtga
- the LOC105398541 gene encoding uncharacterized protein C18orf63, giving the protein MPTNFELAVENPNFKNLGYVIAVANLNDKHDRSAPSDHHWKILKCRMIIFSNSSILASPDKNDIKRIHIIFNKVGDDYDKLNSLFLKFSLSQEGGIHAVTAEMFQLCFKYTITAKIAPVWNTLGTSYYINNRDFVTARGPQNGLQYAITSDDDQTILNLKGVKINFIKSKQIYSPGEWIRVLPSLNKAIVEEYCDKMPQSASFKCYKDLRRHWKNIHGYRLPEEEFSYYLIRFWRGEPMTYPQVCVIRDFPIITPVPKTDEATTVSRFIGYLKSKSPMILGEPLQIRQKLLDRPAMQVEPVNDRVNDTQAISLCTPTQKEIRPRNTY; this is encoded by the exons atGCCAACAAATTTTGAACTAGCTGTAGAGAatccaaattttaaaaacttggGCTACGTAATTGCTGTTGCTAATCTCAATGATAAGCATGACCGCTCAGCGCCTTCAGACCACCattggaaaattttaaaatgcag AATGATTATATTTTCCAATTCATCAATTCTCGCTTCTCCTgataaaaatgatataaaaCGCATTCACATAATTTTCAACAAAGTTGGTGATGACTATGACAAATTAAATTCTCTGTTCCTCAAATTTTCTCTGAGCCAG GAAGGAGGAATCCATGCTGTAACTGCTGAAATGtttcaattatgttttaaatacaCAATCACTGCAAAAATTGCCCCTGTCTGGAATACATTAGGGACTAGTTATTACATCAATAACCGCGACTTTGTAACAGCAAGAGGGCCGCAGAATGGCTTGCAGTATGCTATAACATCAGATG ATGATCAAaccattttgaatttaaaaggTGTTAAGATCAATTTCATCAAGTCAAAGCAAATTTATTCACCTGGTGAATGGATAAGGGTACTTCCGAG ttTGAATAAAGCAATAGTAGAAGAATACTGTGACAAAATGCCGCAATCGGCCAGCTTCAAATGTTATAAGGATTTACGGCGACACTGGAAGAATATT CACGGATATCGCTTGCCAGAGGAAGAGTTTTCGTACTATCTAATTCGCTTCTGGCGAGGTGAACCCATGACCTACCCGCAAGTTTGTGTGATCAGAGACTTCCCTATCATCACCCCGGTACCTAAAACTGATGAG GCAACTACGGTATCCAGATTTATAGGATACCTAAAGAGCAAATCGCCTATGATCCTCGGTGAGCCACTCCAAATTCGGCAAAAATTATTGGACAGaccagcgatgcaggtggag CCGGTAAACGACCGTGTCAACGACACTCAAGCCATAAGTTTATGTACTCCAACACAAAAGGAAATAAGACCCCGGAATACTTATTAG
- the LOC105398531 gene encoding uncharacterized protein LOC105398531, with product MDSTSNKIRNCAVTDCDEDIADLLRSGFDPNFEGGWPIRLAARHGSFAVVRQLIQFGADPHLLGESGASTLQLAVYAGKHWDNETWSFLLSCCDSSQLADGAAVAIIFKNIPAFKKIMETGRCNTHIPTTLTGKTLEQLAKGYKLHYLLSGPTVANDRTQNTALSTSPRIRPHRTDTRRTLTPQPHPSQRNLSPSVARFFHQTAAQTSLAPSSSPTLLNTSPRQRLGNSSPLSNWPILNN from the exons ATGGATAGTACAAGTAATAAGATTAGAAACTGCGCCGTAACGGATTGTGACGAAGATATAGCTGACCTATTGCGATCTGGCTTTGACCCCAATTTCGAAGGTGGATGGCCAATCAGACTAGCAGCTCGGCACGGCTCCTTCGCTGTTGTACGACAATTGATACAATTTGGTGCTGACCCTCACTTATTAGGTGAATCAG gCGCATCAACTTTACAATTGGCAGTTTATGCTGGAAAACACTGGGACAATGAAACATGGTCATTTTTATTATCCTGCTGTGATTCATCCCAACTTGCAGATGGTGCAGCTGTGGccataattttcaaaaatattccaGCATTCAAGAAAATTATGGAGACGGGACGGTGTAACACTCACATACCAACTACGTTGACAG gcaaaacgctagaacaattAGCTAAAGGCTATAAACTTCACTATTTACTCAGTGGACCTACAGTTGCAAATGATCGAACTCAGAACACAGCTCTTTCTACTTCTCCTCGAATCAGACCACACAGAacc GATACGAGGCGAACCCTCACGCCCCAGCCACATCCCTCGCAGAGGAACCTGTCTCCGTCAGTGGCCAGGTTCTTCCACCAGACCGCCGCCCAGACCTCGCTAGCTCCATCAAGTTCTCCGACTCTCCTCAACACTTCACCAAGACAACGACTGGGAAACTCTTCTCCGCTTAGTAACTGGCCaattttaaataactga
- the LOC105398509 gene encoding U2 small nuclear ribonucleoprotein auxiliary factor 35 kDa subunit-related protein 2 has translation MTLQNLMGKHTEWRKIAKKERRRKIRIQRARNLDIQSNLTTSEYKNWLEEQELFELEQIEKKNMEEHKKWMRAEEVSLAKWNKLQENMRRAHQLQIEKEAKIRQEWEEEQIKIKKAEERLKQIEEENKKQQQQFMEKLEQFLSGDTREPPQELLTLRETKPGMEACPFFYKTACCRFADQCSRNHQYPGIAKTLLATNFFTHFGLENSNYNEYDTDLMLEYEENDTYKDFKDFFYDVLPEFEKFGKVVQFKVCNNYEKHLRGNTYIEYAELRSAVSAYRALHSRWYGGRQISLQFCDINSWKNAICGLQSSRRCPKGRACNFMHVFKNPDNLFNTFSTPYENRVRTPRRSWRWSESPEVTDSRRRVRDLKSREEERSKEKRRSRHSEEDKRRSSRRSHSRDKGRSTRK, from the exons ATGACTCTTCAAAATTTAATGGGCAA GCATACAGAATGGAGAAAAATTGCCAAGAaggaaagaagaagaaaaattcGAATCCAGAGAGCCAGAAATTTAG ataTTCAATCAAACTTAACAACAAGTGAATATAAAAATTGGCTGGAAGAGCAAGAGTTGTTTGAATTGGAACagatagaaaagaaaaatatggaGGAACATAAAAAATGGATGAGAGCTGAGGAAGTTTCCTTAGCCAAGTGGAATAAACTGCAGGAAAACATGAGAAGGGCACACCAACTCCAAATAGAAAAAGAAGCTAAAATACGACAG GAGTGGGAAGAAgagcaaattaaaataaaaaaggctGAAGAAAGACTTAAACAAATTGAAGAGGAGAACAAGAAGCAGCAACAACAATTTATGGAGAAGCTGGAGCAGTTCCTGTCGGGAGACACCCGGGAGCCCCCGCAAGAGCTGCTGACTCTGCGGGAAACCAAGCCCGGCATGGAAGCCTGCCCATTCTTCTACAAGACTGCCTGCTGTCGCTTTGCTGACCAGTGCTCACGAAACCACCAATACCCAGGAATAGCTAAA ACACTTCTGGCAACAAACTTTTTCACACATTTCGGTTTGGAAAATTCTAATTATAATGAATATGACACTGACCTCATGCTTGAATATGAAGAAAATGACACCTATAAAGATTTTAAAGACTTCTTTTATGATGTCTTACCTGAGTTTGAAAAATTTGGAAAGGTGGTCCAGTTTAAG GTGTGTAACAACTATGAGAAGCACCTGCGTGGCAACACCTACATAGAGTATGCGGAGCTGCGTTCAGCGGTCTCTGCGTACCGCGCGTTGCATAGTCGCTGGTACGGTGGAAGGCAGATCTCATTACAATTCTGTGATATTAATTCATGGAAAAATGCCATTTGTG GTCTCCAGTCAAGTAGACGATGTCCAAAAGGCAGAGCTTGCAACTTCATGCATGTATTTAAGAATCCTGACAATTTGTTCAATACATTCAGTACACCTTACGAAAACag AGTAAGGACGCCTCGGCGCTCTTGGCGCTGGTCCGAATCACCGGAAGTGACCGATTCTAGAAGACGAGTTAGGGATCTCAAATCACGGGAAGAAGAACGAAGTAAAGAGAAAAGAAGAAGTAGACATTCTGAAGAAGACAAGCGACGTAGTAGCCGCCGATCACATAGCAGAGATAAAGGGAGAAGCACacgaaaataa
- the LOC105398520 gene encoding transcription termination factor, mitochondrial isoform X1, with protein sequence MNKFKVLMRLYMPAPLYCVRLFSCAKSINFVYPVLEQQSYLTLFASYRSKARENVEVKSNVNKFKELLILKMGFKSPSDALPFYDLDTTTVMKLAKCIEKDKATGFCENRLYYIAERIKCPPAILSPKLAKRDFIYTMSADWLENSLKVLLEMGVPGDRILRDLWVLKYHPTTIRERLQRVKDTGVKNLYPWMVRCSENILERSIQISKDAKSILGDSMSTQNYLANRLNITTETVEDMCVKLPALKTIRVTKLKSFLDFLIEEGFPVHEIADKPRVLTASQTTVKQRLEKLRKMGLQYINLNILCRSRKDFKKYCDIFESTIK encoded by the exons atgaataaattcaAAGTTCTAATGCGCTTATATATGCCTGCTCCATTATACTGTGTGAGACTGTTCTCGTGTGCAAAGTCAATCAATTTTGTTTATCCCGTACTCGAGCAACAAAGTTATTTAACATTATTCGCTTCATACAGGTCTAAAGCTAGAGAAAATGTTGAAGTAAAAAGTA atgTTAATAAATTTAAGGAGCTGTTAATTCTTAAAATGGGTTTTAAATCACCTAGTGATGCATTGCCCTTTTACGACTTAGACACAACAACTGTGATGAAGCTTGCCAAATGCATAGAAAAGGATAAAGCGACAGGCTTTTGTGAAAACAGGCTGTACTATATTGCTGAAAGAATCAAG TGTCCCCCTGCAATATTAAGCCCCAAATTGGCTAAAAGAGATTTCATTTACACCATGTCGGCTGATTGGCTTGAAAACTCATTGAAAGTACTACTAG aaatgGGAGTACCTGGAGATAGAATTTTGAGAGATCTGTGGGTCCTAAAATATCACCCAACCACTATCAGAGAGAGATTACAAAGAGTGAAAGACACTGGTGTAAAAAACCTTTACCCATGGATGGTTCGTTGTTCTGAAAATATATTGGAAAG gtCAATACAAATATCCAAAGACGCGAAAAGTATTTTGGGAGATAGCATGTCTACACAAAATTATTTAGCAAACAGACTAAATATAACAACAGAGACAGTTGAAGACATGTGTGTTAAACTACCTGCACTCAAAACTATTCGTGTTACAAAG ttaaaAAGCTTCTTGGATTTCCTGATAGAGGAAGGATTTCCTGTCCACGAGATAGCCGACAAGCCGCGAGTACTGACAGCTTCACAAACAACAGTGAAGCAACGATTGGAAAAGTTACGCAAAATGGGGCTACAAtacataaatctaaatattctTTGTAGGAGTCGTAAGGACTTTAAAAAGTATTGTGATATATTTGAAtcaactataaaataa
- the LOC105398520 gene encoding transcription termination factor, mitochondrial isoform X2, whose product MGFKSPSDALPFYDLDTTTVMKLAKCIEKDKATGFCENRLYYIAERIKCPPAILSPKLAKRDFIYTMSADWLENSLKVLLEMGVPGDRILRDLWVLKYHPTTIRERLQRVKDTGVKNLYPWMVRCSENILERSIQISKDAKSILGDSMSTQNYLANRLNITTETVEDMCVKLPALKTIRVTKLKSFLDFLIEEGFPVHEIADKPRVLTASQTTVKQRLEKLRKMGLQYINLNILCRSRKDFKKYCDIFESTIK is encoded by the exons ATGGGTTTTAAATCACCTAGTGATGCATTGCCCTTTTACGACTTAGACACAACAACTGTGATGAAGCTTGCCAAATGCATAGAAAAGGATAAAGCGACAGGCTTTTGTGAAAACAGGCTGTACTATATTGCTGAAAGAATCAAG TGTCCCCCTGCAATATTAAGCCCCAAATTGGCTAAAAGAGATTTCATTTACACCATGTCGGCTGATTGGCTTGAAAACTCATTGAAAGTACTACTAG aaatgGGAGTACCTGGAGATAGAATTTTGAGAGATCTGTGGGTCCTAAAATATCACCCAACCACTATCAGAGAGAGATTACAAAGAGTGAAAGACACTGGTGTAAAAAACCTTTACCCATGGATGGTTCGTTGTTCTGAAAATATATTGGAAAG gtCAATACAAATATCCAAAGACGCGAAAAGTATTTTGGGAGATAGCATGTCTACACAAAATTATTTAGCAAACAGACTAAATATAACAACAGAGACAGTTGAAGACATGTGTGTTAAACTACCTGCACTCAAAACTATTCGTGTTACAAAG ttaaaAAGCTTCTTGGATTTCCTGATAGAGGAAGGATTTCCTGTCCACGAGATAGCCGACAAGCCGCGAGTACTGACAGCTTCACAAACAACAGTGAAGCAACGATTGGAAAAGTTACGCAAAATGGGGCTACAAtacataaatctaaatattctTTGTAGGAGTCGTAAGGACTTTAAAAAGTATTGTGATATATTTGAAtcaactataaaataa